CGACGAGTCGCCCGTCCTGCGCGTACGCGCGGGATTCGTCGCCACGGCGGTTGCCGAGTACTTCCGCGATCGCGGCAAGAACGTACTCTTGCTCATGGATTCAATCACCCGCATCGCCATGGCTCAGCGACAGATCGGCCTGGCCGCCGGAGAACCGCCCGCGACCAAGGGATATACACCCAGCGCGTTCGCGCTGCTCCCGCAGTTGCTCGAGCGCGCCGGCCAGACGGAGAACGGCAGCATTACCGGCTTCTATACCGTCCTGGTCGAGGCGGATGACATCAATGATCCGGTCGGCGACGCCGTCCGGGGCATTCTCGACGGCCATGTCTGGCTCTCGCGGGCATTGGCCAACAAGTCCCATTACCCCGCCGTCAGCGTCTCCGAGAGCATCAGCAGAGTGATGAGTTCCATCGTCGATCCGCAGCATCTGGCCGCGGCCAGAACCGTCATGAAGGCCGTCGCGATCTGGAACGAGATCGAGGACCTGGTGAATATCGGGGCATACGCCGCCGGCGCGAACGCCGAATACGACGCCGTGATCCAGACCCGTCCCGCCGTCCTGGCTTTCTTGCAGCAGGGGGTGGCCCAGCGGGTCAGTTTCGCCGAGGCACGCCAGCAGTTGCTCGCCTTGGCTCAGCAGATCGAGGAAACCACCCGCAGACTGTCAAGGGAGGGCGGCCGTGCCCGAACGGTCACGGCGGCATAACGCAAGAGAGTAGAACATGCCCAGACGATTCAAATTCCGGTTCGCGACCATGCTCAAGATCCGCCGCCAGCGCGAGGATGAGCAGAAACGCATCGTGGCCGAACGGTTACGCCAGATCCGCCAGACGCGAGACCATCGTCTGGTCCTCCAACGACAGATCGAGGACGAGGTCGACGCCATCCGCCACAGCCAGACCGGCGGGGCAATCGATATTCAACAGGTCATGAGGCACCGCCATTGGCTGAGCCACCTTCATAAGGGCGTCTTGGAAGCCGACGCCCGCTTGCGCTTCCTGGAGGCCCGGCTGGCACAGGAACGCGTGGTTCTGGCCGAGGCGGTCAAGCAGAGGAAGATTCTGGAAAAACTGAAGGAGCGTCAATGGCAACGGCACCTCCGCGAGCAAGGTGTTCTCGAAGTGAAGGAAGGCGACGAGTTGGCCGCCGTTCGATACGTGTTCGGCCGCGACGCCGATGCCGAACTGCTGCGGACCTGACCGCCGCCGTCCGCACGTAGCCTCAACGAGGATCGATCTGAACCATGTTGAAGCGTTTCTA
The Phycisphaerae bacterium DNA segment above includes these coding regions:
- a CDS encoding FliI/YscN family ATPase, which encodes MNAFAKEIEMVDSMVTPSLVGRVVDVTGLTITVSGLPAPIGAMCTIERQNGTRIEAQVVGFRNDHTIVMPLQDTLGVARGDNVTAWPGEAKVPLCDEMIGRVMDGLGRVIDNGPPLYCDTCYPVYRPAPRALERPRISHPLSTGIRSIDALLTAGRGQRLGLFSGTGVGKSVLLGMIARYTDADVTVLALIGERGREVNEFLQNDLGPEGRRKTVLVLSTSDESPVLRVRAGFVATAVAEYFRDRGKNVLLLMDSITRIAMAQRQIGLAAGEPPATKGYTPSAFALLPQLLERAGQTENGSITGFYTVLVEADDINDPVGDAVRGILDGHVWLSRALANKSHYPAVSVSESISRVMSSIVDPQHLAAARTVMKAVAIWNEIEDLVNIGAYAAGANAEYDAVIQTRPAVLAFLQQGVAQRVSFAEARQQLLALAQQIEETTRRLSREGGRARTVTAA
- a CDS encoding flagellar FliJ family protein, with protein sequence MPRRFKFRFATMLKIRRQREDEQKRIVAERLRQIRQTRDHRLVLQRQIEDEVDAIRHSQTGGAIDIQQVMRHRHWLSHLHKGVLEADARLRFLEARLAQERVVLAEAVKQRKILEKLKERQWQRHLREQGVLEVKEGDELAAVRYVFGRDADAELLRT